A genomic window from Halorubrum trapanicum includes:
- the mvaD gene encoding phosphomevalonate decarboxylase MvaD — translation MTGKATARAHPIQGLVKYHGMRDEELRLPYHDSISLCTAPTATTTTVEWQPDASEDAYVIGGEEVDGRAAERIDMVVDHVRELAGVDAAVRLESENSFPSNIGFGSSSSGFAAAALALVEAAGLDMSLPEVSTVARRGSSSAARSVTGAYSRLDAGLNDEDCRSYRLDVGVSEDGFDPEADLRIVAAHVPAYKETEEAHREAAASHMMQARTAHVQDQLVEMTDALRDGDFDRIFETAEHDSLSLTATTMTGPAGWVYWQPETIAVFNAVRELREEGVPVYFSTDTGASVYVNTLADHVDEVERRIAEIGVDTDVWEVGGPARILDERDALF, via the coding sequence ATGACCGGCAAGGCCACCGCGCGAGCCCACCCGATCCAGGGGCTCGTCAAGTACCACGGGATGCGCGACGAGGAACTGCGGCTCCCGTACCACGACAGCATCAGCCTCTGTACCGCCCCGACCGCGACGACCACGACCGTCGAGTGGCAGCCCGACGCGAGCGAGGACGCGTACGTCATCGGCGGCGAGGAAGTGGACGGGCGCGCCGCGGAGCGCATCGACATGGTCGTCGACCACGTCCGCGAGCTGGCCGGCGTCGACGCCGCCGTGCGGCTGGAGAGCGAGAACTCCTTCCCGTCGAACATCGGCTTCGGCTCCTCCTCGTCGGGGTTCGCGGCCGCCGCGCTCGCTCTGGTAGAGGCCGCGGGGCTCGACATGTCGCTCCCGGAGGTCTCGACCGTCGCCCGCCGCGGCTCCTCTTCGGCGGCGCGCTCGGTCACCGGCGCCTACTCGCGGCTGGACGCCGGCCTCAACGACGAGGACTGCCGCTCCTACCGCCTCGACGTGGGCGTGAGCGAGGACGGGTTCGACCCCGAGGCGGACCTCCGGATCGTCGCCGCGCACGTTCCCGCTTATAAAGAGACGGAGGAGGCCCACCGCGAGGCCGCCGCGAGTCACATGATGCAGGCGCGGACCGCGCACGTCCAGGACCAGCTGGTGGAGATGACCGACGCGCTCCGCGACGGCGACTTCGACCGGATCTTCGAGACCGCGGAGCACGACTCCCTGTCCCTGACGGCCACGACGATGACGGGGCCCGCGGGGTGGGTGTACTGGCAGCCCGAGACGATCGCGGTGTTCAACGCGGTCCGCGAGCTCCGCGAGGAGGGCGTCCCCGTCTACTTCTCGACGGACACCGGCGCATCGGTGTACGTGAACACCCTCGCCGACCACGTCGACGAGGTCGAGCGTCGGATCGCCGAGATCGGCGTCGACACCGACGTCTGGGAGGTCGGCGGCCCGGCGCGGATCCTCGACGAGCGCGACGCGCTCTTTTAA
- a CDS encoding 2Fe-2S iron-sulfur cluster-binding protein — protein MTEYTVEFVGTGETIEVADTETILSSCFDEGIAQEYSCRVGMCLACSAEIVEGEVTQPAARGLTDEEAEEFALTCMARPQSDLKLDRGKYPPSIEDDAATAAEDGDGAGGADGAAADDD, from the coding sequence ATGACCGAGTACACCGTCGAGTTCGTCGGCACCGGCGAGACGATCGAGGTGGCCGACACGGAGACGATCCTCAGCTCCTGCTTCGACGAGGGGATCGCCCAGGAGTACTCCTGCCGCGTCGGGATGTGTCTCGCTTGTTCCGCGGAGATCGTCGAGGGCGAGGTGACCCAGCCCGCGGCCCGCGGCCTCACCGACGAGGAGGCCGAGGAGTTCGCGCTCACCTGTATGGCGCGGCCGCAGTCGGACCTGAAGCTCGACCGCGGGAAGTACCCGCCGAGCATCGAGGACGACGCCGCAACCGCTGCGGAGGACGGCGACGGCGCGGGCGGCGCGGACGGCGCGGCCGCGGACGACGACTGA
- a CDS encoding ASCH domain-containing protein: MSENDPADLLPNDRVKRAALDGEVTQLHRGNRYGDEGDTFEIEGVTFELTEVSERTLGDMSDEDAKREGSPSLEAYKERMVRAHGGNFDWDDDADVVRHRFERVDE; encoded by the coding sequence ATGTCCGAGAACGACCCGGCCGACCTGCTTCCGAACGACCGCGTGAAGCGGGCGGCCCTCGACGGCGAGGTGACGCAGCTCCACCGCGGGAACCGGTACGGCGACGAGGGCGACACCTTCGAGATCGAGGGCGTGACGTTCGAACTCACCGAGGTCAGCGAGCGCACGCTCGGGGACATGAGCGACGAGGACGCGAAACGCGAGGGGTCGCCGTCGCTAGAGGCGTACAAGGAGCGAATGGTCCGCGCGCACGGCGGGAACTTCGACTGGGACGACGATGCCGACGTGGTGCGACACCGCTTCGAGCGGGTCGACGAGTAG